Genomic segment of Microcebus murinus isolate Inina chromosome 14, M.murinus_Inina_mat1.0, whole genome shotgun sequence:
agaattttcaCTTATTATAACACAGTACAAGCCAGTCTCCTTGGGAACTCTGCCTCACATAACTGAGGTTGTGAGACCTGACTCAGAACATGGAGGTAAACCATGCTCCTCACTTGCCAAACCCTGTACTACTTCCTCTTATCCCCCTAAGAAGACAAGTGGATGATGTCTACTTACTAACACTATTCTCCTTACTTGAAAAAAACTTAAACTGACCAGACAGCCAATCAATCAATACACACTATTCccatttttagcaaaaaattcTAGTCATCGAAAAAGTCTCACAAAGGAGTACACCAAAGGACCTCCAGATTCAAATGGCAATTAGATCACAACTTCAGCTCCCATTCAAGTTCTGAGCAGCCTGGAAGGAATGAAAATCATCCTTCATTCTCATTATCCCGGAGCTGATTTCAGTTAAAAACCCCTCAACGAGGTAAGACAAGAGCTGAGTTACCTAGAAGCTTTTCCATGGGCTTTGAGAGGTGGGCCCCACAGCCAATCCAATACCGGATCCTTTCCAAGTTAAGGGCAACGAGTTTTTCTCCATGAGTGTTGGGCAGTGGATCATAGGAACCCAACTGCTCTACAAAACGGCCATCCCTGGGACACTTGTTGTGAGCAGCCACAATGCGATAGAAGGGCCGGTTGGTGCAGCCACCCAGAGCAAGGCGGATGGTTAAGTGGCCTCCGTGGTAGGCCTTGCAGAAGACGGTAGCTGTGGAAAAATCGCTGATTAGTGCACAAGAAATAAGGACGCAAATGGGCAAAATGAGAAAGACGAAACAATACCCCGTTTCCACTTAAATATCCTCACTTCCAATCTattcttgttaatctgtcttagATATTGTCTTCTTTGTGAAACCCCTCTTTATCTACTCCTGCCAGAAATgacctcctcctcatccccaagTCCACTCCGCATAGACCTGCCCTTTACTAGTTCTTTTGACCTTGTGCTGAAGACTtagttgtctcatctgtaaaaatgagatGAAGACTTCAGAGAGGATGAAGCGGGagggaaaaactaaaagaaagctcAAACGTAAGGCAGCGGGGCTCTTTCAGGTTCAGGTCGCCTCCAGCACGCCTCCGAGCGCCGCGCCACCCGGTCCCGAATGCCCGAGCCCGCACGAGCGCGCCCGTAAGGTCTCGCGGGGCCGCGATGACTCACTGAGGTGGACCATGGTGCGGCCGGCGTGCGGCTCCTTGGAGCGTCCCGCTGCCTGCACTGGCCGGCCCTACGGCCTCGGCGGGGCGAGGACGCAAACTCCCAAACCCAGACGGTCGGTGCCGCCCGACACCGCACCTAGCCGCGAAGTTGGCCCAGCCCAAAAGCCTCGATCCCGGAAGCGGGTTGTCCACTCGCCCTGCCTTTTCCGCTTTCCGCGCCTACACTTCCCAGAATGCAACTCGGTGCCGGCTAATCTACCTTAAACTGCCGCAAAAGGGGCGCGTTTCAGTGG
This window contains:
- the MRPS16 gene encoding small ribosomal subunit protein bS16m: MVHLTTVFCKAYHGGHLTIRLALGGCTNRPFYRIVAAHNKCPRDGRFVEQLGSYDPLPNTHGEKLVALNLERIRYWIGCGAHLSKPMEKLLGLSGFFPLHPMIITNAERLRRKRAREVLLASQKTNTETSATEAS